In one window of Nocardiopsis aegyptia DNA:
- a CDS encoding response regulator transcription factor → MTVRVVVADDQEIVRTGLTMILDAQPGIEVVGQAADGRRAVELARRLRPDVCLFDIRMPVLDGIEATRALAGPGVADPMAVVVITVFDLDEYVYAALGAGARGFLLKDAGPALLAQAVRAAADGDALIAPNVTVRLLGAFADSAPTAPVQPVEALTDREEQVLAAVARGRTNREISDDLHITLSTVKTHVASLMAKLGARNRVEIAMWAYETRRVRAGNGKRDGRGPGAASGSPTAR, encoded by the coding sequence GTGACCGTGCGGGTGGTCGTGGCCGACGACCAGGAGATCGTCCGCACCGGGCTGACGATGATCCTCGACGCCCAGCCGGGCATCGAGGTCGTCGGGCAGGCCGCCGACGGGCGGAGGGCGGTGGAGCTCGCGCGGCGGCTGCGCCCCGACGTGTGCCTGTTCGACATCCGGATGCCCGTGCTGGACGGCATCGAGGCCACCCGGGCGCTGGCGGGACCGGGCGTGGCGGATCCGATGGCGGTCGTGGTCATCACCGTCTTCGACCTCGACGAGTACGTGTACGCGGCGCTGGGGGCGGGGGCCCGCGGGTTCCTGCTCAAGGACGCGGGGCCGGCGCTGCTCGCGCAGGCCGTCCGCGCCGCCGCCGACGGTGACGCGCTCATCGCGCCGAACGTCACCGTGCGCCTGCTGGGGGCGTTCGCCGACTCGGCGCCGACCGCGCCGGTGCAGCCGGTGGAGGCGCTCACCGACCGCGAGGAGCAGGTGCTGGCCGCCGTGGCGCGGGGCCGGACGAACCGGGAGATCTCCGACGACCTCCACATCACGCTGAGCACGGTCAAGACGCACGTCGCCAGCCTCATGGCCAAGCTCGGTGCTCGCAACCGGGTCGAGATCGCGATGTGGGCCTACGAGACGCGCCGGGTCCGGGCCGGGAACGGGAAACGGGACGGGCGCGGTCCGGGGGCCGCGTCCGGGAGCCCCACGGCGCGCTGA
- a CDS encoding DUF2306 domain-containing protein has product MTSSSSRADWLVPVSLMLLSAVPVLAGAVRLGEVAGGATPTPENTRFLTDPVPLVLHIVSASVFCFVGALQFSPGLRRRHLGWHRASGRVLLPMGIVAALTGLWMTFAYDVPAPDGVVVYAQRILFGSAMAVALVLAYVEVRRRNIARHRAWVVRGYAIGQGAGTQVFTHLPLTLLAGEFTETSRALAMGAGWVVNIVVAEWIIRRRPRRRPVGRTPAAAAGPEPTATARSR; this is encoded by the coding sequence GTGACGTCGTCCTCCTCCAGGGCGGACTGGCTCGTGCCGGTCTCGTTGATGCTGCTCAGCGCGGTTCCGGTGCTCGCCGGCGCCGTCCGACTCGGTGAGGTCGCGGGCGGCGCGACGCCCACGCCCGAGAACACCCGGTTCCTCACCGATCCCGTGCCCCTCGTGCTGCACATCGTCAGTGCCAGTGTGTTCTGCTTCGTGGGCGCCCTCCAGTTCTCGCCCGGCCTGCGCCGCCGCCACCTCGGATGGCACCGCGCCTCGGGCCGGGTCCTGCTCCCGATGGGGATCGTCGCGGCGCTGACCGGCCTGTGGATGACGTTCGCCTACGACGTCCCCGCGCCCGACGGCGTCGTCGTGTACGCCCAGCGGATCCTGTTCGGCTCGGCCATGGCCGTGGCGCTGGTCCTGGCCTACGTTGAGGTGCGGCGCCGGAACATCGCCCGGCACCGCGCGTGGGTCGTCCGCGGCTACGCCATCGGCCAGGGCGCGGGGACCCAGGTGTTCACGCACCTGCCGTTGACGCTGTTGGCGGGGGAGTTCACGGAGACGTCCCGGGCGCTCGCGATGGGTGCGGGCTGGGTCGTCAACATCGTCGTGGCCGAGTGGATCATCCGGCGGCGTCCCCGCCGGCGCCCCGTGGGCCGGACGCCCGCGGCGGCGGCCGGGCCGGAGCCCACCGCTACCGCGCGGTCCCGGTAG
- a CDS encoding WD40 repeat domain-containing serine/threonine protein kinase — protein MQPLDPRDPRQAGPYRIVALLGAGGMGRVYLGLAPDGAPAAVKVVRAEYAYDPDFRARFAGELDLLSRVHGAYTPRVLGADPSGQMPWMATEYVVGPSLHDLVLRTGPLPEQAVRHLARGVAQALAHVHSLGMVHLDLKPGNVMVSAAGPQVIDFGIARAMEDGRRGGEDAGGREGSGDGEGGEDAEGAIIGTPGYMSPEHVRQEESGPPSDVFALGGVLVHALTGSGPFGDGHPSAVMFRITTQEPVLTGVPAGLVDLVRACLDKDPGRRPTAAQVLQVLGGPVAPAPAATAWLPPPAAQAVDAVAREYQGIAAQQAAAGHAPPGTPGPAGGPGARRRRLLLVGGAATALLLLAGAGTWAALALRGGPGAEPGEGGASPEPSTECDVIADIAPELAENAQDRPTLPSTSVNAPEFSADGRALAVAASEAVVLWDWERETEIARVEVDTDEFMVSPALSPDGCRLGYPDTDGAHVYHLGTGEHTVYREGSDIEDMAFSPDGRTVAVSGASAGQGGAIFLLDLESGEIVRTYEEVSAAQTIAFTPNGEHMAAVDFEGHTRVWDVESGDVVFEADDGDHGFGDNLFLPTDEGDLLYMANEGGSIVHTNYLTGEHVRVLTTEDDLEDGFTEFAVSMADDRVFAPYSPGEFVVTDEEAYGMKVFELSTGEELTADEDEGYMSLVTARPGGGMLAGFPLDNTPLWLVEPDPVRLAGTLG, from the coding sequence ATGCAGCCTCTCGACCCCCGCGACCCGCGCCAGGCGGGCCCGTACCGGATCGTCGCCCTGCTCGGCGCCGGCGGTATGGGCCGCGTCTACCTCGGCCTGGCCCCGGACGGCGCCCCCGCCGCCGTCAAGGTCGTCCGCGCGGAGTACGCCTACGACCCCGACTTCCGCGCGCGCTTCGCCGGAGAACTCGACCTGCTCTCGCGCGTGCACGGCGCCTACACCCCGCGCGTGCTGGGAGCCGACCCCTCCGGCCAGATGCCGTGGATGGCCACGGAGTACGTCGTGGGCCCGTCCCTGCACGACCTCGTGCTGCGCACCGGCCCGCTCCCCGAGCAGGCCGTCCGGCACCTGGCCCGCGGTGTCGCCCAGGCGCTCGCGCACGTCCACTCGCTGGGCATGGTCCACCTCGACCTCAAACCCGGCAACGTCATGGTCTCCGCGGCCGGCCCGCAGGTCATCGACTTCGGCATCGCCCGCGCCATGGAGGACGGCCGGCGCGGCGGCGAGGACGCCGGGGGACGCGAGGGCTCCGGGGACGGCGAAGGCGGGGAGGACGCGGAGGGCGCGATCATCGGCACCCCGGGGTACATGTCCCCGGAGCACGTGCGCCAGGAGGAGAGCGGTCCGCCGAGCGACGTCTTCGCGCTGGGCGGCGTCCTGGTGCACGCCCTCACCGGGTCCGGGCCGTTCGGCGACGGCCACCCCTCCGCCGTCATGTTCCGCATCACCACCCAGGAGCCGGTGCTGACCGGCGTACCCGCGGGCCTGGTCGACCTCGTCCGTGCCTGCCTGGACAAGGACCCCGGCCGCCGCCCCACCGCCGCCCAGGTCCTCCAGGTCCTGGGCGGCCCCGTCGCCCCCGCGCCCGCGGCCACCGCCTGGCTGCCGCCGCCCGCCGCCCAGGCGGTCGACGCCGTCGCCCGCGAGTACCAGGGGATCGCCGCGCAGCAGGCAGCCGCCGGGCACGCCCCGCCCGGTACACCCGGCCCGGCCGGCGGCCCGGGCGCCCGGCGGCGGCGCCTGCTGCTCGTCGGCGGCGCCGCCACCGCCCTCCTCCTGCTCGCCGGGGCGGGCACGTGGGCGGCCCTCGCCCTGCGCGGCGGTCCGGGGGCGGAACCCGGCGAGGGCGGCGCGTCCCCGGAGCCGAGCACCGAGTGCGACGTCATCGCGGACATCGCGCCGGAGCTGGCCGAGAACGCCCAGGACCGGCCGACGCTGCCGTCGACCTCCGTCAACGCGCCGGAGTTCTCCGCCGACGGGCGCGCGCTCGCCGTGGCCGCCTCCGAGGCCGTGGTGCTGTGGGACTGGGAGCGGGAGACCGAGATCGCCCGCGTCGAGGTGGACACGGACGAGTTCATGGTCAGCCCCGCGCTCAGCCCGGACGGCTGCCGCCTGGGCTACCCCGACACCGACGGCGCGCACGTGTACCACCTGGGGACGGGCGAGCACACGGTGTACCGCGAGGGCTCCGACATCGAGGACATGGCCTTCTCCCCCGACGGCCGTACCGTGGCCGTGTCCGGCGCCTCGGCCGGACAGGGCGGAGCGATCTTCCTCCTCGACCTGGAGTCGGGCGAGATCGTCCGGACCTACGAGGAGGTGAGCGCGGCCCAGACCATCGCCTTCACTCCGAACGGCGAGCACATGGCCGCCGTCGACTTCGAGGGCCACACCCGGGTCTGGGACGTGGAGAGCGGCGACGTGGTGTTCGAGGCCGACGACGGCGACCACGGGTTCGGCGACAACCTGTTCCTGCCCACCGACGAGGGCGACCTGCTGTACATGGCGAACGAGGGCGGCAGCATCGTCCACACGAACTACCTGACCGGGGAGCACGTGCGCGTCCTCACGACGGAGGACGACCTGGAGGACGGGTTCACCGAGTTCGCGGTGAGCATGGCGGACGACCGCGTGTTCGCGCCCTACTCCCCGGGCGAGTTCGTCGTGACCGACGAGGAGGCCTACGGCATGAAGGTGTTCGAGCTCTCCACCGGAGAGGAGCTCACCGCCGACGAGGACGAGGGGTACATGAGCCTGGTCACCGCCCGTCCCGGCGGCGGGATGCTCGCCGGCTTCCCCCTGGACAACACCCCGCTCTGGCTGGTCGAGCCCGACCCCGTCCGGCTCGCCGGGACCCTCGGCTGA
- a CDS encoding sensor histidine kinase: MYDLLRAVWDEPRPPRPPSSGWWDRALVAVLVVLALLEGVLRPDMPWRVLGVAVTAGLAPLLLWRRSHPLAVLVAAFAVSALVPLVTGGEATETYTIAYMLVLVYALFRWGSGREIVVGSLVVVAKAVLWGVLGYTAAADVLPGLAVLCAAGALGTALRYRAGSRERELERARMLERESVARDLHDTVAHHVSAVAIRAQAGLAVAESRPGAAVEALTVVESEASRALAEMRAMVRVLRRGRPADLEPSPGIGDLAALAGSAGSGPAVAVAVTGDVEGIAPSLGTAVYRLAQEAVTNARRHARGATRIDVRVEADDASVRLCVHDDGDTGPLRTAAPGYGLIGMAERADLLGGTCAAAPDPDGGWKVTAVLPRNGAGE, from the coding sequence GTGTACGACCTCCTTCGAGCGGTGTGGGACGAGCCGCGCCCGCCCCGTCCGCCGTCGAGCGGATGGTGGGACCGGGCGCTCGTGGCGGTGCTCGTGGTGTTGGCCCTGCTGGAGGGGGTCCTGCGGCCGGACATGCCCTGGCGGGTGCTCGGGGTGGCGGTCACCGCCGGGCTCGCGCCGCTGCTGCTGTGGCGGCGCTCCCATCCGTTGGCCGTGCTCGTGGCCGCGTTCGCCGTGTCGGCGCTGGTGCCGCTGGTGACGGGCGGCGAGGCCACGGAGACGTACACGATCGCGTACATGCTGGTGCTGGTGTACGCGCTGTTCCGGTGGGGTTCCGGGCGGGAGATCGTGGTCGGCTCCCTGGTGGTCGTGGCCAAGGCCGTGCTCTGGGGCGTCCTGGGCTACACCGCCGCCGCGGACGTGCTGCCGGGCCTGGCCGTGCTGTGCGCGGCGGGGGCGCTGGGGACGGCGCTGCGGTACCGGGCCGGGTCGCGGGAACGGGAGCTCGAACGGGCCCGGATGCTGGAGCGCGAGAGCGTGGCCCGGGACCTGCACGACACAGTGGCCCACCACGTCTCGGCGGTGGCGATCCGGGCCCAGGCGGGTCTCGCCGTGGCGGAGTCGCGGCCGGGCGCGGCGGTGGAGGCGCTCACGGTGGTCGAGTCCGAGGCCTCGCGCGCCCTCGCGGAGATGCGCGCCATGGTCCGGGTGCTGCGCAGGGGCCGCCCGGCGGACCTGGAGCCCAGCCCCGGGATCGGCGACCTGGCCGCGCTCGCCGGGTCGGCGGGTTCCGGTCCGGCGGTGGCCGTGGCCGTCACCGGTGACGTCGAGGGGATCGCGCCGTCGCTCGGGACCGCCGTCTACCGGCTCGCCCAGGAGGCGGTCACCAACGCCCGGCGGCACGCGCGCGGCGCGACCCGGATCGACGTGCGCGTCGAGGCGGACGACGCGTCGGTGCGCCTGTGCGTGCATGACGACGGCGACACGGGGCCGCTGCGGACGGCGGCTCCGGGGTACGGGCTGATCGGTATGGCCGAGCGCGCCGACCTGCTCGGCGGCACGTGCGCGGCCGCCCCGGACCCCGACGGGGGATGGAAGGTGACGGCCGTGCTGCCCAGGAACGGGGCCGGGGAGTGA
- a CDS encoding GerW family sporulation protein, which yields MLNSATRHVGGTGEPDRALRSPALAALTRLIETAGASAGSTAAFGPPVRSGETTVIPVARVSLLTSMGGGSSRVPLGDGAGGLGLSRVRPSGYIVLDGSGTSFRPIRQPAAMLAIPLAAIAAVTVTRIVGVSVREARRRRKVAARQATATAAMTAASPCCAADGAAGAPDPGAAGAADAAEPATGTAR from the coding sequence ATGCTGAACTCCGCCACCCGACACGTCGGCGGGACGGGCGAGCCCGACCGCGCCCTCCGCAGCCCCGCGCTGGCCGCGCTCACCCGCCTCATCGAGACCGCCGGCGCGTCGGCCGGATCCACCGCCGCCTTCGGACCGCCCGTCCGGTCCGGTGAGACCACGGTCATCCCGGTGGCACGGGTCAGTCTCCTGACCAGCATGGGCGGGGGATCGAGCCGCGTCCCGCTCGGCGACGGGGCCGGCGGCCTGGGGCTGAGCCGCGTCCGCCCCTCCGGGTACATCGTCCTCGACGGCTCGGGGACGTCCTTCCGCCCCATCCGCCAACCCGCGGCGATGCTCGCCATCCCCCTCGCGGCGATCGCGGCCGTCACGGTGACCCGGATCGTGGGCGTGTCCGTGCGGGAGGCGCGCCGCCGCCGGAAGGTCGCGGCCCGCCAGGCCACCGCCACCGCCGCCATGACCGCCGCCTCGCCCTGTTGCGCGGCCGACGGTGCCGCGGGCGCCCCCGACCCGGGCGCCGCCGGTGCCGCCGACGCCGCCGAGCCCGCTACCGGGACCGCGCGGTAG
- a CDS encoding WD40 repeat domain-containing serine/threonine protein kinase, with protein MQPLASDDPQSIGPHRLLARLGAGGMGKVYLARTPDGHLCALKVVKEDLAHDAQFRARFAREIRAAQRVRGPFTPAVVDADPDAPAPWMATEYVPGPTLKEAVRNGGPFPEPSLLVLTLGLARALATIHAAGLMHRDLKPSNILLSPRGPQVIDFGIARAVEGTVLTRTGQTFGTPAYSSPEQVVGQNVSPRSDLFSMAGAVVFAAGGEPPFGSGPPVRVLRRVMSGQPALDAVPEGTLRDLLARCFAKDPVHRPEAEEVRAALAELPLPSAEHGWLPAPVTEQIDRHAGRTRRAEESDLTTADMSAPDGFGTGSTPGWPDTTVPGEGTGPGQDPGRTGGTVPGEGTGADGPSPGASAPCPWWRRRAAVVAAAATAALVVAGGGALALTALPLGSPGASGTGADPSADPSTDPSAGPDSTGGGALSVDLDGFTLDLGFSADGETLYVYGTELSAWDWREGVPVDVFEPTPLSGAIGHDGLIVAAYVDHIRVWDGDSENITAHFGSAHENGDRGYYQTPAITDDGTKVAATAAEDGHPSNDHVLQVWDVASETPDVEIPLEGILYALEFSADGSLLVGREEAADGSGPLGVSVWDAATGERLHTFTDGYGHQFALAPEGRTMAVSAPDGDGEGPTGYELIDLDTGEVTVPLADLGEDHASVMGIHFSADGGRVYAVTGGGATEPGSVWDAETGELVVESGPLLYEPLAEQDDGGHFATMTSDSRILVLDADFGVVTELH; from the coding sequence GTGCAGCCACTCGCCTCCGACGATCCCCAGAGCATCGGCCCGCACCGCCTCCTGGCCCGCCTGGGCGCCGGCGGCATGGGCAAGGTCTACCTCGCGCGCACCCCCGACGGGCACCTGTGCGCGCTCAAGGTGGTCAAGGAGGACCTGGCCCACGACGCCCAGTTCCGGGCCCGGTTCGCCCGCGAGATCCGTGCCGCCCAGCGCGTGCGCGGCCCCTTCACCCCCGCCGTCGTGGACGCGGACCCCGACGCCCCCGCGCCGTGGATGGCCACCGAGTACGTGCCCGGTCCCACCCTCAAGGAGGCGGTCAGGAACGGCGGCCCCTTCCCCGAGCCGTCCCTGCTGGTCCTCACACTCGGCCTCGCCCGCGCCCTGGCCACCATCCACGCCGCCGGGCTCATGCACCGCGACCTCAAGCCGAGCAACATCCTGCTCTCCCCGCGCGGCCCCCAGGTCATCGACTTCGGGATCGCCCGCGCCGTCGAGGGCACCGTGCTCACCCGCACGGGCCAGACCTTCGGCACCCCCGCCTACAGCTCCCCGGAGCAGGTCGTCGGACAGAACGTCTCCCCGCGCAGCGACCTCTTCTCGATGGCGGGCGCCGTGGTGTTCGCGGCCGGCGGTGAGCCCCCGTTCGGGTCCGGGCCGCCCGTACGGGTCCTCCGGCGCGTGATGTCCGGACAGCCCGCCCTGGACGCCGTCCCCGAGGGCACGCTGCGCGACCTCCTCGCCCGCTGCTTCGCCAAGGACCCCGTCCACCGGCCCGAGGCCGAGGAGGTCCGCGCCGCCCTCGCCGAGCTGCCGCTGCCGTCGGCGGAACACGGATGGCTCCCCGCGCCCGTCACCGAGCAGATCGACCGCCACGCGGGCCGGACCCGGCGCGCGGAGGAGTCCGACCTCACGACCGCCGACATGAGCGCCCCGGACGGCTTCGGCACCGGTTCGACCCCGGGGTGGCCCGACACGACCGTGCCGGGCGAGGGCACCGGGCCGGGCCAGGACCCCGGACGGACCGGGGGCACCGTGCCCGGCGAGGGCACCGGCGCGGACGGACCGTCCCCCGGCGCGAGCGCGCCGTGCCCGTGGTGGCGCCGCCGCGCGGCCGTCGTGGCCGCTGCCGCGACGGCCGCGCTGGTCGTCGCGGGCGGGGGCGCCCTCGCCCTCACCGCCCTCCCCCTCGGCTCTCCCGGGGCGTCCGGCACCGGCGCCGACCCCTCCGCCGATCCGTCGACCGACCCGTCCGCCGGCCCGGACTCCACCGGGGGCGGGGCCCTGTCCGTCGACCTCGACGGCTTCACCCTCGACCTGGGCTTCTCCGCCGACGGCGAGACCCTGTACGTGTACGGCACGGAGCTCTCCGCCTGGGACTGGCGCGAGGGCGTGCCGGTCGACGTCTTCGAGCCCACACCCCTCAGCGGCGCGATCGGACACGACGGCCTCATCGTCGCCGCCTACGTCGACCACATCCGCGTCTGGGACGGCGACAGCGAGAACATCACCGCGCACTTCGGCTCCGCGCACGAGAACGGCGACCGCGGCTACTACCAGACGCCCGCGATCACCGACGACGGCACGAAGGTCGCCGCGACCGCGGCGGAGGACGGTCATCCGAGCAACGACCACGTCCTCCAGGTGTGGGACGTGGCGAGCGAGACCCCGGACGTCGAGATCCCGCTGGAGGGCATCCTGTACGCGCTGGAGTTCTCCGCCGACGGCTCCCTGCTCGTGGGCCGCGAGGAGGCCGCCGACGGCTCGGGGCCGCTCGGCGTGTCGGTGTGGGACGCCGCGACCGGGGAGCGGCTGCACACCTTCACCGACGGGTACGGGCACCAGTTCGCCCTGGCACCCGAGGGGCGGACGATGGCCGTCAGCGCCCCGGACGGCGACGGGGAGGGCCCCACCGGCTACGAGCTGATCGACCTCGACACCGGGGAGGTGACCGTGCCGCTGGCGGACCTGGGCGAGGACCACGCCAGTGTCATGGGGATCCACTTCTCCGCCGACGGCGGCCGGGTCTACGCCGTCACCGGCGGCGGCGCCACCGAACCCGGCAGCGTGTGGGACGCGGAGACCGGCGAGCTCGTCGTCGAGTCCGGCCCGCTGCTCTACGAACCGCTCGCCGAGCAGGACGACGGAGGGCACTTCGCCACGATGACCTCGGACTCCCGCATCCTCGTCCTCGACGCCGACTTCGGCGTCGTCACCGAACTGCACTGA
- a CDS encoding WD40 repeat domain-containing protein kinase family protein, which translates to MLPLHPHDPPSVGPYRLHARLGEDACARVYLGSAAGRDPVAVRVVRSGHATDPDFRAAFGRLVQSANASGSAYVCAVRDADLRGPVPWAAVSRPLGPSLSGLVGAHGPVAADALHTLALTLAQALADLHAAHRVHGSLWPDAVLMAREGALLADAGLEWAAGDVVERAPHPSFAAPEGGVSPATDVFAWAATVSYAAGGVEGPAGLPRVPLQLRGLVDTCLKRSPSLRPSAADLVRMLGGPVDPPSWPPAVLAAVESAASEQRHVLESAESAEAAGASGGSGPSGGKPGGSGATNGPPAAAEEADGRRGRRGRLLPLAAGGLALALVAGAGAYWGFDRFGGAGPEEPAEPDGLITDAGCLEGNGYPVPDGEGGGVDGAAAQATATAFGPGGDVLAVATDAYGLMVWDWRTGEEVARPAPGVDAVVPPVFAPVGCLIAAPVLVEYPGEEAPVRVAHTFDLPSGTTTEHLGPQRGPDTPEGGWSARPRAVQGLAFSPDGSLLGVGLEGTFEATESDNVGLVDTTGGGEDTSITDSGPYGMTFTGDGRLVSAASGTVTVWDAGTGEELYRVRGTTGTAFAAIPGTDEIVYVDGDRLVRWDYAEREELGSFPMSELTGSAPTVLQVAVDPEGSRLFASAQVVEDEGDAYAGRVWDLESGEEVGDGVRFRHVSFHPGGEVLAMVTPEGRVVIADARTLEPGDPLF; encoded by the coding sequence ATGCTCCCCCTGCACCCGCACGATCCGCCGTCCGTCGGCCCGTACCGCCTCCACGCCCGGCTGGGCGAGGACGCCTGCGCCCGCGTCTACCTCGGCTCGGCCGCCGGCCGTGACCCGGTGGCGGTCAGGGTCGTGCGGTCCGGGCACGCCACCGACCCCGACTTCCGCGCCGCCTTCGGACGCCTGGTCCAGAGCGCGAACGCCTCCGGCAGCGCGTACGTGTGCGCGGTGCGCGACGCCGACCTGCGCGGCCCGGTCCCCTGGGCGGCCGTGTCCCGCCCCCTCGGCCCGAGCCTGTCCGGCCTGGTCGGGGCGCACGGCCCGGTAGCCGCGGACGCCCTGCACACGCTCGCGCTGACCCTCGCCCAGGCGCTGGCCGACCTGCACGCCGCGCACCGGGTACACGGGTCCCTGTGGCCCGACGCGGTCCTGATGGCGCGCGAGGGCGCCCTGCTCGCCGACGCCGGCCTGGAGTGGGCGGCGGGTGACGTCGTCGAGCGGGCCCCGCACCCCTCGTTCGCCGCGCCGGAGGGAGGCGTGTCCCCCGCCACCGACGTGTTCGCGTGGGCGGCGACCGTCTCGTACGCGGCCGGCGGCGTCGAGGGACCGGCGGGACTGCCCCGTGTGCCGCTCCAGCTGCGCGGACTGGTCGACACCTGCCTCAAGCGCAGCCCGTCGCTACGCCCGAGCGCGGCCGACCTGGTGCGCATGCTCGGCGGTCCCGTGGACCCGCCGTCCTGGCCGCCCGCCGTGCTGGCCGCCGTGGAGTCCGCCGCCTCGGAACAGCGGCACGTGCTGGAATCGGCGGAGTCCGCCGAGGCCGCCGGGGCGTCCGGCGGGTCCGGGCCGTCCGGCGGGAAGCCCGGCGGGTCCGGCGCCACGAACGGTCCGCCCGCCGCCGCGGAGGAGGCGGACGGGCGGCGGGGCCGGCGCGGGCGGCTGCTGCCCCTGGCCGCCGGAGGGCTGGCGCTCGCGCTGGTCGCGGGGGCCGGGGCCTACTGGGGGTTCGACCGCTTCGGCGGGGCCGGTCCCGAGGAGCCCGCCGAGCCGGACGGGCTGATCACCGACGCGGGCTGCTTGGAAGGCAACGGCTACCCGGTCCCCGACGGGGAGGGCGGCGGGGTGGACGGCGCGGCGGCGCAGGCCACCGCGACGGCCTTCGGCCCCGGCGGGGACGTCCTCGCGGTCGCCACCGACGCGTACGGGCTCATGGTGTGGGACTGGCGCACCGGCGAGGAGGTGGCGCGCCCCGCACCCGGGGTCGACGCCGTGGTGCCCCCGGTGTTCGCACCGGTCGGGTGCCTGATCGCCGCCCCCGTCCTGGTCGAGTACCCGGGCGAGGAAGCCCCGGTGCGCGTCGCGCACACCTTCGACCTGCCGTCGGGGACCACCACCGAGCACTTGGGCCCGCAGCGGGGGCCGGACACGCCCGAGGGCGGCTGGTCGGCCCGGCCCCGGGCGGTGCAGGGCCTCGCGTTCAGCCCGGACGGGTCGCTGCTCGGGGTCGGACTGGAGGGGACGTTCGAGGCGACCGAGTCGGACAACGTGGGCCTGGTCGACACCACCGGCGGCGGGGAGGACACCTCGATCACGGACTCCGGGCCCTACGGCATGACGTTCACCGGCGACGGACGCCTCGTCAGCGCGGCCTCCGGCACGGTGACGGTGTGGGACGCCGGGACGGGCGAGGAGCTGTACCGGGTGCGCGGCACCACGGGGACGGCCTTCGCCGCGATCCCCGGCACCGACGAGATCGTGTACGTGGACGGGGACCGGCTCGTGCGGTGGGACTACGCCGAACGCGAGGAGCTGGGCTCGTTCCCGATGTCGGAGCTCACCGGCTCCGCGCCCACGGTCCTGCAGGTCGCCGTCGACCCCGAGGGGTCCCGGCTCTTCGCGAGCGCGCAGGTGGTCGAGGACGAGGGCGACGCCTACGCCGGCCGCGTGTGGGACCTGGAGAGCGGCGAGGAGGTCGGGGACGGGGTGCGGTTCCGGCACGTGTCGTTCCACCCCGGCGGCGAGGTCCTGGCGATGGTCACCCCGGAGGGACGGGTGGTCATCGCCGACGCGCGCACCCTGGAACCCGGGGACCCGCTGTTCTGA